In bacterium, a single window of DNA contains:
- the efp gene encoding elongation factor P, translating into MANTIQASSIRRGTIIMYNNDPHRVLEFQHRTPGNLRAFVQVKLRNLRNGISTEARFSATEWIERADLETHPMEFLYSDNQGYHFMNTETYEQVALDSEILGDAIYYLTPNLKVMIDFLDGNPIAVELPPAVELKVIETEPELKTATITNVTKPAKLETGLVIQVPPFINVGDIIKVKPDENKYLERVNR; encoded by the coding sequence ATGGCTAATACGATACAAGCTTCATCAATTCGACGTGGGACAATTATTATGTATAATAACGACCCGCATCGGGTGCTTGAGTTTCAGCATCGAACACCGGGTAATCTTCGTGCTTTTGTTCAGGTCAAACTACGGAATTTACGGAACGGAATTTCTACTGAAGCACGATTTTCTGCAACGGAATGGATTGAACGAGCTGACCTTGAAACTCATCCGATGGAATTCTTATATAGCGATAATCAAGGGTATCATTTTATGAATACTGAAACTTATGAACAAGTTGCGTTGGATAGTGAGATTCTCGGTGATGCGATATACTATTTAACACCGAATTTGAAGGTTATGATTGATTTCCTTGATGGAAATCCGATTGCGGTCGAACTACCACCAGCGGTTGAGCTGAAAGTTATCGAAACTGAACCGGAACTTAAAACTGCTACGATAACCAATGTAACTAAACCGGCAAAATTAGAAACCGGATTGGTTATTCAAGTCCCACCATTTATCAATGTCGGTGATATAATTAAAGTTAAACCGGACGAAAATAAATACCTCGAACGAGTTAACCGTTGA
- a CDS encoding DUF4091 domain-containing protein: MDTRKFWYYFYVVLFFCVYFNRSITVAEPYDKYGLVPLITIGRTSNPIVLDGDLRDWQETFSVSGFTRNDGTGYASQQTRVYMTYDMHSMYIAYRCYEADMVNQRITESRHDGLPWRDDSIELLILSDNNWDKLAHIIVNAGGALYDAIGLDPENAEWESRTQVAVGKDDSSWIVELAIPFTALCGQRALVPTMTNWKINFYRNRYRETAEYSSWSYCPGPFKNPIRLGILKFQELVPKLELPNQLELGFGYNELPYTFIPPEIIRNSSYRLHVEALVRTDNTTLADIPLSTIGTTQHCISFPLYGYEDGIQVMLFDQKNEAVYRTVFPLMLKPESIAGELRLQTMFLRQLLQNPNIPAGIHTELQYAVHEVVTVTDELEQKSASAYQQKKRISHSDWVEISQKMNELYRKLSNYQTIVWKKGIWENLFPDELPYSTEEIKEIDLLAMQDEYISAAFNITNLSFLPYQARVCLRELVSKIDEGKSEKFPMENITFRRVVYRQLKNGMTVGDALPAMDEAHFIDIPSLKSGQVWISIKTHNIPPGKYFGQIVLKPLEDRMFSQKTVQITIKVLPITLPREMPIATYLWDYAENDAYIRDLIDHKINKMLVPCYLCPPICDSTGNVISIDFSKHDTAIAMKHKYGNEIIFSYGVVREFDRWAAKKYHWEYMSDPWKKAFGTWLKSWITHLLDLGLDYTDFSMQIWDEATGDLAKKVAEVGPFLRNIDPRVRWVMNGAQNLEEAKLMNPYVDIWIPHLDSLLKSSEKDSLLAYYKSTGKPIWSYTCRVNMTSQPVLEYYRLKPWLVYQLGLDGVCFWAYNSWRGDPWSDFDVVGDEGYSDNGVVYSSDRGPIPSRRWEAFREGLQDYQYLFILEQLIKQAEAEGTAQENDMLVKLAREAKGILQQAVNEVLLTKDESVVYLWRERIAEMILKLKKS; this comes from the coding sequence ATGGATACAAGAAAATTTTGGTATTATTTCTATGTAGTCTTATTTTTTTGTGTATATTTTAACCGGTCAATTACCGTTGCTGAACCATATGATAAATACGGTTTAGTCCCATTGATAACGATTGGTAGAACTTCTAATCCTATTGTGCTCGATGGTGATTTACGTGATTGGCAAGAAACTTTTTCAGTTTCAGGGTTTACCCGTAACGACGGAACCGGCTATGCTTCACAGCAAACTCGGGTATATATGACGTATGATATGCATAGCATGTATATCGCTTATCGCTGTTATGAAGCAGATATGGTAAATCAGCGGATTACTGAATCTCGACACGACGGACTTCCTTGGCGAGATGATTCAATTGAACTGCTTATTTTATCTGATAATAACTGGGATAAATTAGCGCATATTATCGTTAACGCTGGCGGAGCGCTGTATGATGCTATAGGTTTAGACCCGGAAAACGCAGAATGGGAAAGTAGAACTCAAGTTGCGGTTGGCAAAGATGATAGTAGTTGGATAGTCGAACTCGCAATACCGTTTACGGCATTGTGTGGGCAGAGAGCTCTCGTACCCACTATGACAAATTGGAAAATTAACTTCTATCGGAATCGCTATCGGGAAACCGCTGAATATAGTTCTTGGTCATATTGTCCCGGTCCGTTTAAAAACCCAATTCGATTAGGAATATTGAAATTTCAAGAATTAGTACCGAAATTAGAGTTACCTAATCAACTTGAATTAGGGTTTGGATATAATGAATTACCGTATACATTTATTCCTCCAGAGATTATAAGAAATAGTTCGTATCGTTTGCATGTTGAAGCACTTGTTAGAACGGATAATACTACTCTTGCAGATATTCCTTTATCTACTATCGGAACAACGCAGCATTGTATCTCATTCCCTTTATATGGATATGAAGATGGGATACAGGTAATGTTATTTGACCAAAAGAATGAAGCAGTATATCGGACGGTATTCCCCTTGATGTTAAAACCGGAATCAATTGCCGGTGAACTAAGGTTACAAACCATGTTTTTACGTCAATTATTACAGAATCCGAATATTCCAGCTGGTATTCACACTGAACTTCAATATGCAGTGCACGAAGTAGTAACTGTAACCGATGAATTGGAACAAAAATCTGCATCTGCCTATCAACAGAAAAAGCGTATATCTCATTCCGATTGGGTAGAGATATCCCAGAAAATGAATGAACTATATCGGAAGTTATCTAACTATCAAACTATCGTTTGGAAAAAAGGTATCTGGGAGAATCTCTTTCCCGATGAGTTACCTTATTCTACAGAAGAAATAAAAGAAATAGATCTCCTCGCCATGCAAGATGAATATATTTCCGCAGCGTTTAATATAACCAATTTATCCTTTCTGCCATATCAAGCTAGGGTATGTTTAAGAGAACTTGTGAGCAAAATTGATGAAGGCAAATCTGAGAAATTTCCTATGGAGAATATTACTTTCCGTCGGGTGGTATATCGGCAATTGAAAAATGGAATGACTGTCGGCGATGCCTTACCAGCAATGGATGAAGCTCACTTCATAGACATACCGTCTTTGAAAAGCGGTCAAGTCTGGATTTCAATTAAAACGCATAATATTCCCCCAGGAAAATATTTCGGTCAAATCGTTTTAAAACCGTTGGAAGACAGAATGTTTAGCCAAAAAACAGTACAAATAACTATTAAGGTTCTTCCGATAACGCTTCCTCGAGAAATGCCAATTGCAACGTATCTTTGGGATTATGCTGAAAATGATGCGTATATTCGCGACCTGATTGACCATAAAATTAATAAAATGTTAGTTCCTTGCTATCTCTGCCCACCGATATGTGATTCTACCGGCAACGTTATTAGTATTGATTTTTCGAAACACGATACCGCAATTGCTATGAAACATAAATATGGTAATGAAATTATCTTTTCATACGGAGTCGTTCGTGAATTCGACCGCTGGGCAGCGAAAAAGTATCATTGGGAGTATATGAGTGACCCGTGGAAAAAAGCTTTTGGAACCTGGTTAAAATCTTGGATCACACATTTGCTAGACCTTGGATTGGATTATACCGATTTTTCGATGCAGATTTGGGATGAAGCTACCGGAGACTTAGCGAAAAAAGTTGCTGAAGTCGGACCATTTTTGCGAAATATTGACCCGAGAGTCCGCTGGGTGATGAATGGCGCACAAAATTTAGAAGAAGCGAAACTAATGAATCCGTATGTTGATATCTGGATCCCCCATTTGGATAGTTTGCTTAAATCATCTGAAAAAGATTCGCTGCTTGCTTATTATAAATCTACTGGGAAACCGATTTGGAGTTATACTTGTCGGGTGAATATGACTAGTCAGCCGGTACTAGAGTATTATCGGTTGAAACCCTGGCTCGTTTACCAGCTGGGACTAGATGGGGTATGTTTCTGGGCATATAACTCTTGGCGTGGTGACCCGTGGAGCGATTTTGATGTTGTTGGTGATGAGGGATATAGTGATAACGGGGTCGTCTATTCCAGTGACCGTGGTCCGATACCTAGCCGAAGATGGGAAGCGTTTCGCGAAGGGTTGCAAGATTATCAATATCTTTTTATACTTGAGCAACTGATTAAACAAGCAGAAGCGGAGGGCACTGCACAAGAAAACGATATGTTGGTTAAGCTTGCACGCGAAGCGAAAGGAATTCTGCAACAAGCAGTCAATGAAGTATTATTAACAAAAGATGAATCGGTTGTATATCTCTGGCGCGAAAGAATAGCAGAAATGATTCTAAAATTGAAGAAATCGTAG
- a CDS encoding C40 family peptidase, which translates to MQSTTPTTPSRGKAVIRRGIVFYEGDTAAQRGRRFLERAIKRIEPTGIGSPEKINEYIARYKPLVVYDSRIYCFEVEGKVESGKTILTGLVGLTEYRDGLFSVISALQFQNIQNTIEVVPTKRIGSRSFALVKTKAAPFYSRTTGLKEQVTESVLGDSIFLLDEDSTGKYYYAQASNGYLGWVEKRRVVRMTKSAFVKWQNRPQVLFVKEYKKATVTIPIGASLPLTDSGQIQLPDGRKILVPLDYYRVPQERTKFIQQLLETAKQYLGTKYVWGGVTKAGIDCSGFVQMVYRANGINLPRDADQQSAVGLLVGFRGYTENLQPGDTLYFANRSGRITHTGIYLGNNEFIHATEPVVTVGSLDPKSKNYAEKHAAGFVLARRIIR; encoded by the coding sequence ATGCAATCAACGACTCCAACAACTCCTAGCCGAGGAAAGGCAGTTATCCGTCGAGGAATAGTTTTTTATGAAGGGGATACTGCAGCGCAACGGGGTAGACGATTCCTCGAGCGAGCAATCAAACGAATTGAACCGACCGGAATCGGTTCCCCAGAAAAAATTAATGAATATATTGCACGATATAAACCTCTGGTCGTCTATGATTCAAGGATATATTGTTTCGAAGTTGAAGGAAAAGTTGAATCTGGGAAAACGATTTTAACCGGGCTGGTTGGATTAACTGAATATCGGGACGGATTATTTTCGGTTATTTCCGCGTTACAATTTCAAAACATCCAGAATACCATTGAAGTCGTTCCGACAAAAAGAATTGGGAGCCGTTCATTTGCTTTAGTGAAAACCAAGGCCGCTCCTTTTTATAGTCGAACGACCGGATTAAAAGAACAAGTTACCGAATCAGTTTTAGGTGATAGTATTTTTCTATTAGATGAAGATTCCACCGGCAAATATTATTATGCACAAGCGAGTAACGGTTATCTCGGTTGGGTAGAAAAGCGCCGAGTTGTTCGAATGACGAAATCAGCGTTTGTTAAATGGCAAAACCGGCCGCAAGTATTGTTTGTTAAAGAATATAAAAAAGCTACGGTAACTATTCCTATTGGTGCATCACTTCCACTAACAGATTCTGGCCAAATACAGCTTCCAGACGGAAGAAAAATATTAGTGCCATTAGATTATTATCGAGTCCCACAGGAAAGAACCAAGTTTATTCAGCAACTGCTTGAAACAGCGAAACAATATCTTGGTACAAAATATGTTTGGGGTGGGGTAACGAAAGCTGGGATAGATTGTTCCGGGTTTGTCCAAATGGTATATCGAGCTAATGGAATTAATCTACCGCGTGATGCAGACCAGCAATCGGCGGTAGGTCTGCTGGTAGGATTCCGCGGATATACTGAGAATCTGCAACCTGGAGATACACTCTATTTTGCTAATCGGAGCGGACGAATTACCCATACGGGGATTTATTTAGGCAATAACGAATTTATCCATGCAACCGAACCGGTCGTAACAGTAGGAAGTCTTGATCCAAAATCGAAAAACTACGCTGAAAAGCATGCTGCCGGTTTTGTACTTGCCAGGAGAATAATACGGTAA